CATCTCGCCTGCATGGAGGAGGCCAGACTGATTGCCCAGCAGATCAGTGTCCGGTTGGAGAACGGATTCGCCAGTGGGACTGAAGCGACCAAGCGAAACCTGGAACTGCTCCGCCACTGCGAGAAAGTCGCCAGCCAGTTCGGTGTAAGTCTCACTGCCGCGATGGACGAATGGGCCAGTGCCCGCAAGACCGCCGGGGATGAGATCGCGCTTTCGGATGCAGTCCGCTTCTACGCGGCCAATCGGTCGATCTTGACCGCTGTGAAGACAGTAGAGAAAGTGGTTGATGAGTTCGTCGAGTCTCGCCGTGTCAGTGGTGTAAGCGATGTATACGTCAGAAACTGCAACCTCAATCTCAAGCGGTTCAATAGACATATAAGCGGCAACATCGACGAGGTCACCGTCACAGACATCAACCGGTTCCTGTCCGGATTGGACGGACTCGGGCCGGTAAGCCGCAACGCGATCCGCCGCAACATTGTGACCATGTTCCGCTTCGCCAAGAAGCAGGGATACCTCCACCCCGACCGGAAGACGGCCGCCGAGCAGAGCGAGTCGTTCAAAGTGCCGGACAAGGAGATCGCCATTTTTACGCCTGAGGAGATGGAGAAGATCCTCATGAAGGCAAATGCCCGGATTCTTCCGCTCATCGCCATAGGTGGGTTTGCTGGAATCCGAACGGCAGAGATCAGGCGATTACATTGGGAAGACATCAAGTGGGATCGCGGTTACATCGAGATTGCTGGCCGAAAAGCGAAGACGGCTGCCCGACGATTAGCGCCCCTCAGCGACAACCTCAAGACATGGCTGGCGCCGTGGCGAATGGAGTCGGGACCAATCATCACGATGGCCGACCCGTCCGGGGCGATGAGCGACACCGCCGTGAAGGCACAGATCCCCGGTGGATGGCGTCAGAACGCCCTCAGACACTCGTTTATTAGCTATCGGGTGGCAGAGACCGGAGATGTCGCCCGAACTTCTTTGGAGGCGGGCAACTCGCCGAAGCAGATATTCCGCCACTACAGGGAGATCGTGGACGAAGCCGCAGCCAAGGAGTGGTTCTCAATCACACCTCCGGAAGACTGGGAACCAAGCGAACTCTGTTGGAGTATCCGGGAGCGGATTCGTCGGAATCTACTTACGTAAGTAAATTTGATGCGTTGACAGTCACAACGGTGCGTTATGAGTAACATAGAACCAACCCTGATAAAGAAGAAGGAACTCGCCAAGCGGTTATCCGTCAGCACTCGGACAATCGACAACTGGGTAGCGAAACGGATCATTCCGTTTATCCGGATGGGGCCTCGATTCTACCTCTATGACTTCGATGCGGTACTCACCGCTATTCGTAAGCACTACGAGGTGGAACCGGTTTCCCGTTCCTGATCTATCAGACGTAAAAATCCCGGATGGATACACCCATCCGGGGACTTGCTGTGGCTCGCAGGCTCACGATCACTAGCGGAAACTTTGGTTCACCTTGCCGTCGTCCGCAATGTCTCCAATCCGGTTAATGGTATCCTTGAGGATCGATGCAGCCGCGAAGATAACTGCACCGACAGCCGGTTCGACGAAGGGGATGGCGTTGAGGGCGGTAACGAATCCGGCGAGCTTGCCGACGTAGCTGAGAATCTTGAGTGCTTTCATGGCGCCCCGGTAGTCATGTCAACAAAGGTGCCCGAGCAGGGTTTGTGCTTTCTTCAATTGCTGTATTGGAATAGGGTCCGCCCGGTAAGTATTCCCAGTATCAACATGTCCCAAGCCGCAGAGTTTTTCGCCCAGTCGATCCAGGATGCAGAGGTGCTCCTCGCTCACTTTGACCAAATGGAGCGGAAGTCTCCGGAGGATGGCGAGGTTCTGAAGCGTGCCGGTCTCGTCATGGCGATGACGGCATGGGAGACTTACGTAGAGGACCGGCTTCACGAGGACGTGAGCGCCCGTTTGCAGGCATTTGATGGCAGCAGCGTTGGCAACTTCATGCGTCGCAGACTTGATGAAGAGCTCAAGCGTCTCCATAACCCTGATACCGAGAAGACTAGGCGATTGTTCAGAGTGTTTCTTGATGTCGATGTGACGAAGGGGTGGAAGTGGGATAACTTTCAGCCAGCGGATGCGAAGAAGGCGCTTAACCGCTATCTGTCCATCCGAGGTGATGTCGTCCATCGTGCCAAAGATAACGACTCGCCGCATCCAGTGAAGCGGCCGGATTTGGATAAGGCGATACGCTTTTTGAAGGGATTGGTAGGCGCGATGGATAGTTTCTTGGACAACGCTCAATCATCGTCGTCTTAGCTTTCGGATTATCGCGATGAGCGACAGGATGCCGACAGCCAGACCTACAACAAGCGAGGCGATCCGTAAGTGCCATTCGATTTGCTCTTGAAAGGACGTAATGACTCCGATCACCGGGGACACGGTGCCGAGAATACCCCGGAACAGAAACTCAATATCGATGGGTGTGCGCATGATTCGGTGAGGGGTGTCAATCACCCGCAGGTTGATATGGACCTTCTCCAACTGTGACAGTGCCATCGGGGTTCATTGTGAACTCGTGGGTTGGGAGTTGGAGGTCGGACTCCACCTCGTCCAGGGCGGCAACGGCAGCGATCACCTGCGTCAGCGCCCCGTGAGCTTGGAAAATGCGTGCCGCGTCGATCCCGAGGGCGTCGACAGCCTGTTGGGGCGTGAGTCTCGGGTGATTCCAGATGCGTTTGATCCCCTGCTTCTGGATTTGGCACAGTCTGCGGTATCCTTCACGGGCATCGGAGAGGACGGCAGATCGCAGGATCGCAGCCTCACGCTCGATGCTGCGCTCGGGTGCGTCCGTGGCTTTCGGTAGGGAGAAAATGGGTTGGTTGCTCATGGTTTTCGGTCGGTTCCTGATTGTTGAAGGAGGGCGATCTCACGCGAGACGCCGGGGTGATTGAACTGGTTGCGGGAAGAAGCTGCACGCACCGCAGGCGGACTGAAGCCGACCCGCGTCACCCGGCACCCAGTGCGGTGGAGAAGATTCGAGGCGATGGCACCTGTGGTCAGGTGATTGCTCAGGGGTTCGGTCACCCGACGGATTTCGACGTGCTTGCCGCAGATCACGGGGAGTTGGGATCGCAGCCAGTCGCCGGTCCCATTGTCGCGGACGATGACGAGTCGTGCCTTGGTAGCTACTTCACGCGTCGCGGGGGCGATACCGGTTTGTTGCATGTGCGGGTTGGCGATGAGGAAGAGGACATCCGCGCGGCCCCGGTCCCATCCGTGGCAATGGTTGATCCAGACAACGGGACGGTCCTGTGGGATTGGTTGTCCATCCGAGCGAGCGACGAGCGTGACTTCGCCGTGTATGCCAGCGTTGCGCAGGGCGGCCATGCAGGTAGCCGCATCCGCTTCTGCCACCGGATTAGGGGCCGTGATGGTGCTGGAGGCGAGCACGCAGGCTTGCACATAGTCGTCCTCGGCATCGATTTGAAGCGAGTTGAGAAGGATGTTAGGGACGGCGATAACCTCCGAGTAGTCTCCAACCTTGCGGGAAGGATAGACTGCCACACAGCCATCCCATAGCGTTTCGGTTCCGGTGTTTTCTCCGCCGACGACAAAGCGGTGAACGTCCCGGGTGCTGAGGATCGTAGAGTTTGGATGCGCCTCGGCCGCCTTCAGACATCGTTCGATGATTCGGTCTTCCCGGAACGGACTGGTCGGCTGGAGCAGGATGCATGGATGTTCGGAGTGTCCCGCCGCTTCGAGTGCGTGCCGGATCGTTTCGGCATGAGAACATTCGTCGGTGGCTAGTTCAGCCGGACGTTCGACCGCATGGCACCCAAGTGTCCGGGCGATCTGAAGGAGTTCTGGGATGTCGGTGGTAACGATTGTTTCCAGACCTGCTTCGAGCGCATGGTGGATTGACCATTCGGCCAGCGGACGGCCGTTTACCGGCAGCATGTTCTTTCCGGGAAGCCGCTTGCTTCCGGCGCGTGCGGTGATGACGGCGACTGGGTTCATGATAGCGGAAGGGTTGCGGTGCGCAGGGTGCCGTAGTCGTTGAGGAACACCGACAGCACGCCGGACGAGTAGCCGAACATCATCATGCCCGGCGGCAGGGTTCCAGGCGTGTGGTTGAACACCGCACCACCTTGTGAGGCGGTAGGAGCCCCGCCGTGAAGATCTGTGACAGAGAACTGGAAGACGTTGTAGCCTGCCCATACGTGTGCACTCAGGCGCGGTCCGGAGCTTCCATTGGGAGCGATCTCAAGGCGTCCTGTGCCGTGAAGCGGGTCGCCTGTGACCGCGTCGCTGCCAATGGCGATGCAATGTGTGCCCTCGGTTCTCGCCCCGTATCCGATCGCCACTCCATGAGGCCATGCCGCAGCGTATTCACCAACCGCAACCGCCTTTCCGTGACTGGCGGCCCCATATCCGATCGAGACACCTGCTCCGGATGCAAGGGCACCAACGATTGCAGCCGTGCCGTATCCGTTGGCAAGCTGGCCTATGGCAACGCCGTGGTTGGTCAGTTGGATTCCATCGCCAAAGGGGAGTCGTAAGGTGGGAATCAAACCTTGACCGTCAAGTTCGGCGTATCCATCGGCCACTCCTTTACGGATCGTCAGCTCGGCGCTGAGCGGAAGCTGTGCAACCGGGATTCGCGCCTCTGAATCAAGCGATGGATAACCGTCAGCGACCCCTTTGTGAGCAATCAGTTCGATCGCACCAGGCAGTGGGTAGGATGGTTCAGAGTCAGTGGGCACGCCCTCAGTACCGCGATTCACGTCGTTCTCGACCACAACCAGAAAGGTGCGGGTTGAGGTCGGCTCTGCCTCGCCTTCGCGCCAGGTGATTTCGCCCATGAGCGTGATTTCTGAGAGTTCAGAGCCGGCCGCAGAACCGACCTGCATCGCAGAATCAAGTTCCACCGTGTTGAAACTGGGCGAACTTTGATAGAATGGGTTTTCAGCGCCAACTTCAGGCAACGTCCATACGGAACTGTGAACGAGATAGCTGACGTCATACCGGCCTCTGGGTTTCGCCCCAAAGCGCATCTCAAGGATTGAGGGGTCGCCGATTTCGGTTGCCGTCGTGCCATTGGTCAAGAAGGTCACATCAAGCCTCGCCGCGTCACCGCGCTTAAAGCGCAAGGAAGTGACCGGATTTCGGAATCCCGGACCCTCGATTAGTTGCAGAGTTTCCAAATCGACGTAGAGCCTCACGCACCCGTTGAGCTGTCAACCGGTTCTCATAGATAGGTCAGTCGATAACCTCCGAAGAATAGTGTGGAGCCGGATGTCGGAGGATCGAGCGAAGTTTCAGCCGTCCGGTTTCTGTCATCCGAGAATGTCACACCCATCTTCATCACAGATTGAGATAAGATCTTTCCATTGTTGTCTGGCCCGTCAAAGGCGACAACGAACCTGCCTTGCCACGTATGCTCGCCCTCCCACCGCTCTCGGGTGGTCGTGTCGACCACTTTTGAGCCGCCGGGAACGAATGCTGAGTAGGGAGGCTCTTCGGGTGTCCAATCGGTGCCATTTATAACTGCCGACCACTGGGTAACATTGCGTGGCTGTTGTAGTCCGGTGTCTGGATCGAACTCCTCAATCCACTCACAGTCGTAGCTGCCGCTGAGATCTCCACCGCAAGTACCGCTGTCGAGTTCGACCGTGCCGGGACTCAAGTGCATCCTGGATGTTTTTTTGCGGTATCGCGATGTCCACGGTGAATCAAATTCCGGGAATCCCCATTTTATGCCACTGCGTTTTCGAATGAGACCGAGAAGGAGAAAATTGCCACAAGGGGTGGTTCCGATCCGGTTGCCGGGCCATTGCCCTTCGTTCAAGTCGGAAACCGTTTTCCATTCGTTATGCACTAACTTTTCAATCCTGACCACGCGGAGGTTCGCCCACTGTCCCGGGTCCGGGAATTCGTAGCTCACCTTCAAGGTCTGGGCATTTGTCGTTAGCACGTGTGTCGAGTAGGTGGACCATTGGGGTTGCTCTCCGCTCCATTCTTCGGAGCCTGCCTCAATGGTCACCCGGTATTGATGGCCTGTGCGACTGACGAGAGTCAGTTCATGTCCCTTGCCGTCACCGATGTAGTTGAGAAGGTTGTCGATGTCCCAACCTGAGGCAGCGCTCAGGGGAGCGTCCTCCAGTTCTTCGCCCTCGTTGAATACGCCGAAGTCGTCCCGCCAGCCGGATACGGGCTCGGATAGCTCCACCTCCGCATAACCCTGACGGTAAATGTTGGGGCCAACCCGCATGTTGATGTCAGGATAGTAATTTTCCGATACCTCCCGGTGGACAATTGGCTCATTCTTGCGCCAAACTTTTTGCATCCATGCCGAGAAGTTGCCGTTCCAATACTCTCCCTCGTCGCCTGTCATTCCATAGGGGGTTCCTCCGAAAGTGGTCGGCAAGGCAAGCACATGACCGCCACCAACCGTCGCAAGGTAGCCGTCACTCTCGCTTTTGGTCGCTCCCTGGCCGATGTAGGAATACATTCCCATGCCTCCGCCAGTCGCTTCGCGAAAATCTTCGGATTGAGACAACCATTCCCCCAGTTTGCCTTCCAGCCATGCCTTTTCGATTGGCTCTGAAAGCGTGATCTCAACATGATCTGGAGGTTCATGGTCTGTGCTGCCTTGCGTTGCGGTAGTTGGAGAGTTTGGCCAGATGTTGCCTATGGTCGGTCGACCGACCTCAATGGTTTCGACCTTCACTTGGTTGTTAGTGGTATCGAAAACGTAATCCCGCGTTCTTGATCCGTTCCACGGATCGTTTGCCTCGGAATCGAGGTCCACGGAAGTGAATACCCGGTAGGCGTCTGTGCCGCAGAATATCTCCTTGTCCTCCGGATCAACAAAGGGGCCGCTCGACTTGAACTGCTGATAAAAATAGTCGCCGTGAAAACCCCGTGTGCGCAGGTCGGCTGAACTTGCGGCCCTACTGAAAAAGGGAGTCAACGGAATCCGGAAAATTGCCTGCTTGAGCAAAATTCTATACGACCCCGGAACCAGATCTGTGGAGTAAAAAGTCATTAGTAACTGAGTCGATTGTAGGACAACTGCTTGCCGATTTGGACTTCACCGCCGCTACCTCCCGGCTGAATCGATGTGATGTGTTCGGTGAGCTGAATTGAGCCACCTCCGTTCGGCGAGATGTGGTGTCTCCCATCTCCATCCACGTAGACATGTCCGAGCAAAATCACCATTGAAGCGGGACGTGGGCTGCCCACTGGCCAGTCTGCTGTCTGATGCGAGTCCCAGGAGGAACCGGTGACAATCTCCCAACTCGCTACCTTTAGTTGATCGCTCGCGGCCAGAGAGATATCGGCAAAGAAGTAGGTCGTCGAAGAAAGGTCGAAGTGGTCGTCCCAGTTCTCCGCAACGATGTCGTTCACCGTTCCCCATTCAATATAGTAGCGCTTGATTCCCTCGGCGGGTGGAGTTGGAGGAGCAGCGATATAGGACGGTCTGCTTGGTAATATTTCAAGCGGGGTGCATTGTGACGATGAACCGAAACCAGCCTGTGGCCTGACCCGGTAGATGAAACCACCAGAACTGAGAACCAGCTCCATGCCCGGCGCCGGGCGCGGTGTTCTGGCCGCGATGGCATCAAGCAGCAGGTTCCAGTCGCTGGCTAGGACCGGTTTGCCGGGACGTTTCTTTTCAGGCAGACGCATGATTTCAGTCGGTGTAGATTTCCGGGTCCCATCCGCCCCTGTCACTGGCCAGCCACTCACGCTCGATGCGGAACGATCTTCCCTCCTGTGTCTGGGTGACGCCGTTGAGCAACCAGTCACGATCCTGGGCCAATGAGGGAGGGTCGCCTGAAGGGTCGTCGATTTCTCCTATCTTGTTCAGTTCCGTGGTTTTCACCCCCTTGTCCCGGACGAAGCTCTCGCGCCAGGTGATTTTGGGCGAATAGTAGGACACCTGTCCGCGCTGGATCTTTGCGAGCGCTTCAAGTCCAAGCTCGCTATCGATTTTGTCTTTGTAGGCCGTGCCAGAATCATCCGTCTCCTTGCCCGACGCGATGGCTTGAAGCGCTTCGACCTCGTCTTCTTCGAGGTCTTTGTATCGGAGATGGGAAAGGAGTGGTTCCTCGCTCAGGGACAGACCGATTGTGTAGGCCGCATGTGCTTCCTCCTGACCTTCGGATTCTTCTGCTCCGGTGTAGGTGCAAGTGATCTCTGCGAGGTCACCTTCCGTCACGCTGGCCATGACTTGGCTTACTGCCACGAATGGTACATCTGGATGCACCGCACCGGGGCGTGGCATCAGACTAACCGCTGAGTTCCGGTGGCAAAGAAAGACTTGGTTGACCGTCCACTTGCCCTCTTGGTCGATCTGGATCGTGTAGTCGGGCTGCGGGTAAAGACGGCCAGGCTGGATGGCAACATGTCTCGGCATCTTGCCCGGGACATGGCGTCAACCGAACGCAGCGGTAAAATTTCTTCCGTTACCCATCTTTTTGAGATGCCCGTTGGATTCCTGGAGCAAGCGATTGGTTTCGTTCGTCAGGCGGTTGTTTTCACGCTGGGCATCCAGCGCTCCAAATGAATACCCACCACCACCCACCTTGCCGAGGGACGTGACAATTGGCGCGAGCCTCGTCTTCTGTGCCGTCAGGCCCGGGGTGTTTGACGTGGTTGTGGCCTCAGCGACTTTGCTGGCAGCCTCTTTTGCATCCTCTGGCTTCGGCATGGCATCCTGAATCGACCGGATGACGCCGACGAGTTGATCCTGCATCGCAGAAGTGTCGATCAATTCTCCTTTTTCCCCGGCATCCTCGATGGCTTTTGCCGCCGCTTCCGCTAGCCGGTCACCGAGGCCCGATGCTCCTTCGCCGGTCAACTGGTCGCCAAGTTGCTCCATGCTGTCGAGATCGAGGCCAAAGAACTTACCATCCTTTCTCTGCTGGTAAAGCTCACCAAAGTTCGTGTTTACGTCATCGGCACCAAATCCAAGCAGCTTCTCCATTCCTGGAATCTTGAGGAGTTGCTTCACCAGCAGACCTCCAACCCATTCCATGCCCGCTGCGATGAAGTTGATCACCGTCTCCATGCCCCGGAGGATCTTGTTGTAAAACTTGATTGCGACCCCGATGTAGAGCTTGCCGAGGTTGGCCCACATTGATCCATCGGTGAGGGCATTCCAAAGGAAGCTGACTGCTACACGAAATCCATTCACCAGCGAATTGATCGCTTCCGTGAATCCGAGCTTCAAGGAAGTGGTGATGAGGTTGAGCATCTGTCCGCTCTTTGAAAGCGGCGATGACGAACTGGATGGCACCTTTCACCGCTTCACCTGCTCGTTTTGCCATCGGGGCGAGCTTTTGAACCAGGACAATGGCCTCGGCGATGAGTGGTCGGAGTGCATCGTTGATCGGTTGGCCGAGGATCAGGAACGTTTCGTTGATGGCGTCCTTCAGGGTCGAGAATAGTCCTGTGGTTGTCTGGCTCTGGGCAGCCATCATCCCATGAAATTTGCCTCCCTCGGAGGTGAGAGAAACAAATGCCTGCTCGATGGCGGGAAAGCCGACCTTTCCCGACTCGACTAATTTCTTCACTTGGGAATCGGACACGCCGAACTGCTTCGCCAATTCACCGATGATTGGAATGCCTCTTCCGGTGAGCTGGTTGATGTCTTCGGCAAATAGTCGTCCTGGACACGAGCCTTGCCATAGAGTTCCGCGATCTCGTTGACGGGTGCCTGGATGCCTGCCGACACATCGCCAATCCGTCGAAGGGTTTCGGGGACGGTGTCAGCGCCCTCGCCGAATGCGATCAATTTACGGCCGGCGTCAGCAAGCTCGGGAATTCGAACGGAGTCTCAGCTCCGAGTTTGCGAAGTCGCATCAGGGTTGTCTCGGCCTTCGCTGCACGTCACCGATCAGAGTGGTGAATGCCACCTTGGTTTGCTCAAAATCTGCCGCCGCATTGATCGCTTTGACGCCACCTGCGACAGCCGCAGCACCGCCAGCCAGCGCGCCACCGATTCCCACTTTGAGGGCTGCACCGGTGAGAGCGAAACTCTTTGCAGAGCCACCGCACCTCCCTTGCCGATTCCAGCCAAGCCTGCGCTGGTCAATCTTCGCATTCGCCGAGCGGACGATGCCACGAGGTCGGTTGCACCAGCCATTGCCCGACGCAATGCCGTGATGTCGGCTCCAAGAGTGACGGTCATCGAACTCACGTTTAGTCGACTGCGTCAACCGAACTGCTCCATTGGAGGCGGAGGGCTTGGATTTGTTCTCGCAGGTCGGTGCCGTCCGGGTTCTCCGTGCTCCATCGTGTTCGGATTGAGTTTCTACGGAAAAGACAGTGCTGGTATTGAGAGAGCGAGCTAACGGCATGAACAGGATTCGATCTTCAGACACCCGGTCTCTGCGGCGATGGCGAAAACCTGCGCGGCTATGAATCCGGGCTCGTCGCAGGGGATGGCTTTTTTCCGCCCAACTCCGATGCGGGCTCCACTTGTGCCGCCTCAAGTTCTTTTGACTGTTCCTCCAAGCGTTTGAAGGCGGTTTGGAAGTCGGTCGGGGTGAGGTCGCCACAGAAGATGAGCGTCTCCTCGCGAAAGCATTGATCATCGAAGGACGCACGAACGACTTCCTTCCATGGTGCGCAATGGGCGTAGACGAATCCCATTAGCGCGGAGGTGAACTCGGGCGTGCCTTCCTCTGGCATCTCACCCCTCACCAACGGGTTGCCCGTGCGAAGGAGCACGTCAAAGCTGGCCAGAGATAGCGGCCGCATCGAGTGCTCACCAATGATCGTTTCCACCTCTTGGAAGGCGGATGAGAGAAGTTTTTGTCGGTCGGGATCTTCCATAATTTCAAAGGTGACGAAGGAACAGGTCTTCGGTTCGGGGAGAGGCATCGAGTGGCAAAAGGGCGATCTTGCCCCGGCGTTTCACGCAAGCGAGTGGCACGTCCTGTTTTACCTTGTCGACCAAGCGCTCCCGGTTCTTGAGGGCACACTTGATGTAGGCGAATGGATGCTCTGGGTTGGCGAGGTGCCATGCGTCGTCGTTCCATGCGCTGATCAATTCCTTGGTCTGAAACTTTCCGTCCGGACTCTGTGGGTCAAAGAACCAGACGACGCGCTCTCCGTGAATACCGTCGCCCACCACTCGGACGAAAGGTTTCTCGGCTAGTGGGATACCGACCGATGCAAGGGCAGCCGCAAGACATGTGTTACTGGTTGCGGTCGAGGAGAGGTGCGATACGGCGTTCATCTTGGAATCTCAGGTGGTGGTGATCAGGAGCCGCCTCCCGCCGTGACGAACGGGTAGTATTTGGCGGTGATGTCGATCTTCTCGAAGTCCTCGTTGTTCAGGCTTCGGGAGATCTGGTTGACGATGGTGGTGCCGCCGCTGCCGTTGAGGTGGCTCGGCACGGTATTGGCAAGAGTGAGCGCGGCTCCGACCTTTCCGGAAAACGGTGTGTCCATGGAAACGAGGCCGGAGAGCTTCACCTCGGCCATCTCCTGATAGAGCGCGAGGCCAATGATTTCTCCTCCCTTGTCGAGGACTGGCTTCTCTTGGTTGGAGAAGTCGAACGAAAGGTCGGTGATTAGAATACCGGCTTCATCCTGAGGAATCCCCCAGTTGCCGGTTGTACCCAGAAGAGATGCGGCCATTTGACCGCTGCCGGGATGTCAACCGTCACACAGCGGAAACGACTGCCTCATAGCTGATTACAGTCTCCCGTCCCCGAGATTCATCCGGCACGGTGGACGAGTCGCGAAGTAGTAGGTCGTGGAGGTAGAAGGTGTCATCGTTCAGGTCATTCTGAATTGCCGATACTCCGGCAAGGAGATGGGCGAGCTCGGCAGCCCATACAGCGCTCGCCTCCATGGGCGTGTCGTCGACCTGGGAGAAAAGGTGAACGTCGAGTTTAATGCGGGTGGTGTGTCGAGCACCCGATACTGGTTTCGTGTCGGAGGTGGCAAGCACGATGCATGGCCGGGTCCGGAGCTCGTCTCGGTTAGCGACGTGAATAGGGACGGTGGATGGGATTTCCTCCGGGCGGTTGGCCTCTAGCCATGTGGCTAGTTTTGTGGCCAGAGCATCTTCAATCAGGTTGGGCATCCTGCATCGGACGCTTCGTCAACTTCGGCATCACTTTGTTTGAGAAGTTTCTCCAAGTATTTTAACGCGTTTCTGCGCAACGCTCCGCCATTCTTTTCTTTCACGAGTTTGTCGAGAAGCTTTCCGGATGAACAGCGATACTTTTTAAGCAGCCAATCTGGATTTAGCATCGCGATACCTTCGTCAGTGAGTTGCACATCTTTCGTGTCTTCACACGTCAA
The sequence above is drawn from the Akkermansiaceae bacterium genome and encodes:
- a CDS encoding NTP transferase domain-containing protein, coding for MNPVAVITARAGSKRLPGKNMLPVNGRPLAEWSIHHALEAGLETIVTTDIPELLQIARTLGCHAVERPAELATDECSHAETIRHALEAAGHSEHPCILLQPTSPFREDRIIERCLKAAEAHPNSTILSTRDVHRFVVGGENTGTETLWDGCVAVYPSRKVGDYSEVIAVPNILLNSLQIDAEDDYVQACVLASSTITAPNPVAEADAATCMAALRNAGIHGEVTLVARSDGQPIPQDRPVVWINHCHGWDRGRADVLFLIANPHMQQTGIAPATREVATKARLVIVRDNGTGDWLRSQLPVICGKHVEIRRVTEPLSNHLTTGAIASNLLHRTGCRVTRVGFSPPAVRAASSRNQFNHPGVSREIALLQQSGTDRKP
- a CDS encoding tyrosine-type recombinase/integrase; translated protein: MARKRKRRNSIVEIGTGPARVKIYTVNRKDGYPMFSLYWKEGGQRRAKHLACMEEARLIAQQISVRLENGFASGTEATKRNLELLRHCEKVASQFGVSLTAAMDEWASARKTAGDEIALSDAVRFYAANRSILTAVKTVEKVVDEFVESRRVSGVSDVYVRNCNLNLKRFNRHISGNIDEVTVTDINRFLSGLDGLGPVSRNAIRRNIVTMFRFAKKQGYLHPDRKTAAEQSESFKVPDKEIAIFTPEEMEKILMKANARILPLIAIGGFAGIRTAEIRRLHWEDIKWDRGYIEIAGRKAKTAARRLAPLSDNLKTWLAPWRMESGPIITMADPSGAMSDTAVKAQIPGGWRQNALRHSFISYRVAETGDVARTSLEAGNSPKQIFRHYREIVDEAAAKEWFSITPPEDWEPSELCWSIRERIRRNLLT
- a CDS encoding excisionase family DNA-binding protein; the encoded protein is MSNIEPTLIKKKELAKRLSVSTRTIDNWVAKRIIPFIRMGPRFYLYDFDAVLTAIRKHYEVEPVSRS